ATCTAAAATTTGTCAAAGACCCTCTGCGAGTTCATGTCGGTGATCTTGATATGGCGGCAGAAAGTATAGGCTCTCGTGAAATAAAGGGTTTTAGCATTCTTTACCTTAAGTATCTAGGGCGCAAATTTGAGAGTCGTAAAGGAATTGTGGCAATTATCGAAAAAACGGTAATCGAATATTATCAGGGGATTCTGCAACACTTAAAGCGCTGGGAAAAACCAGCACCCCAAATCGTGAAAAAGGCTGAAGAAAACGAGGCCATCTAACCAGAACCTGTAGCAGACTGGATCAACGGTCAATACTACAAGTGACCCCACGCCGCCCACGGCGGCGGCCCAAGTGACCACTGCCCGCCCGTAACTTCAGCCATGCTTTTCCCAAAACTTTTCACCCCTGCGCTGCTCCTGAACCGGGATGTCCTCCAGTGCAATATCGACCGCATGGCGGACCGGGGGGCTGCGCTGGGCGTGGCGCTGCGGCCCCGGTCAAATTGAGATGCTGACGGAATTGCATTTGTTCGGGGATGGGGCGGTCCTATTTTGGCCGCTAGCAAATCGAGGAAAGCAATGACCCACAAACTGACGGCCATCATTGAGCGGGAGGGCGACGGCTTCGTGGCCCTCTGTCCCCAACTGGACATTGCCAGCCAGGGCCAGTCCATCGAGGAGGCCCGCGCCAACTTGCAGGAGGCCCTGGAGCTATTTTTTGAGACGGCGCCACCGGAGGAACAGAGTCGCCGGATGCGGGCTGAGGTCTACGTGACCCAGCTCGAAATCCCGGTTGGCTAGACTGCGCCGGCTCTCGGGCAGGAGGTGTGCACAATCCTGGCGCTGCACGGTTTTATTGAGGTACGCAGGCGAGGCAGCCACATCGTGATGCAGGCGCAGTTGGCCCAGGGAACAACGACGGTTCCTGTACCGGCCCACAAGGAGCTGCGTGTCGGTACGCTGATGTCTATCATCCGTCAGCCCGGCCTTCCCCGCAGCGCATTCGAATCCTGAGCCCATGCTCTATCCCGACCTCCCCACCCCGGCGCTGCTCCTGGACCGGGACGTCCTCCAGCGCAATATCGACCGCATGGCGGAAAAGGCCAGCGCGCTGGGCGTGGCGCTGCGGCCCCACATCAAGACCCACAAGTGTGTTGAGATCGCCCGCCTCCAGCGCGAGCGGGGTGCCCGCGGCATCACGGTGGCCACCCTGGCCGAAGCGCGCGCCTTTGCCGCCGCCGGGTTCGACGATATCACCCACGCCTATCCCCTGGACCAGGGCAAGTTCGCTGCTGCCCTCGAGCTGGCCGGGGAGATCACCCTCCGGCTGACGCTGGACGATCCGGCGGTGGCCCACGCCCTGGATACGGCGGCGCAGGAGCGTGGCCAGACCGTCCACATTTGGCTGAAGGTGGACTGCGGCAACCACCGCGCCGGCGTCGATCCCGCCTCGGACGCGGCCCTGCAGCTGGCCAGAACGCTCCACGCGGCCGGCAGCCTCACGTTCGACGGCATCCTTACCCATGCCGGGCAGGCCTACCGCGCGGGATCGGCGGCGGAGCTGCGCCGGATCGCCGCCCATGAGCGGGATGTGATGGTCTCCTTCGCCCGGCGGCTCCGGGCGGCGGACATCACTGTTCCGGCCGTCAGCGTGGGCGCCACGCCGGCCATGTCAGCGGTGGACTATC
This genomic stretch from Candidatus Neomarinimicrobiota bacterium harbors:
- a CDS encoding alanine racemase, translating into MLYPDLPTPALLLDRDVLQRNIDRMAEKASALGVALRPHIKTHKCVEIARLQRERGARGITVATLAEARAFAAAGFDDITHAYPLDQGKFAAALELAGEITLRLTLDDPAVAHALDTAAQERGQTVHIWLKVDCGNHRAGVDPASDAALQLARTLHAAGSLTFDGILTHAGQAYRAGSAAELRRIAAHERDVMVSFARRLRAADITVPAVSVGATPAMSAVDYLEGVDEARPGNYVFYDGTQLALGSCVLEDCAVAVLTTVVSKQPGRGQVVVDAGALALSHDPGPVHLDARPSRGAVYAGADPPALHPALRVVSVTQEHGIIAGDSPEDVADLSVGDRLRILPNHACLAAPLFDGYSVVHGGQVVDRWTIHRGRA
- a CDS encoding type II toxin-antitoxin system HicB family antitoxin, producing the protein MTHKLTAIIEREGDGFVALCPQLDIASQGQSIEEARANLQEALELFFETAPPEEQSRRMRAEVYVTQLEIPVG
- a CDS encoding type II toxin-antitoxin system HicA family toxin translates to MCTILALHGFIEVRRRGSHIVMQAQLAQGTTTVPVPAHKELRVGTLMSIIRQPGLPRSAFES